The Caloranaerobacter sp. TR13 DNA segment TATGGTTTGCTGATAGCCCAGAAGCACAAGGATTAGTTAAAGAAGTAATAGATTATATTAATTCATATACTGGGGAAAGATTAAACAAAGTATATTCTGAGAAAGATTTTGTTGCTAAGACAGATGAGGTTTTTAATGATATAAAGGATTATTCAGATAAAGCTATTGAGTTATTTGAAAAAGGAAAAGAGTTAGAAGCATTAAAATATGTAAATAAAGGGATTGATTTAGATAATCTTAATTCAGATTTATATAATTTAAAAGGTCGTATTTTTCTATCTCTCTTTCAATATAATAAAGCACTAGAAATGTTTGAAAAAGCAACAGAAATAGACCCAAAGTTTTATAATGCTTATTTTAATAAGGCTATAACGTATGAACAAATAGGTCAATATAAAAAAGCAATAGAAAATTATGATATTGTGTTATCAGGACAAAAAGACGATATTGAATGTTATTATGGAAAAGCAATTTGCTATTACTATTTAGAAGATTTGAATAGAGCTTTAAAAGTAATTAATGCAGGCTTATTAATATCTCCAGATGATAAATATTTAATCGAGTTTAAAGATAGCTTAAAGGCTTAAAAGTATCATTATATAAAAACTTTACTTTAATATATATCCTACTTTAGAATACATGTGCATGATCAGTCTTCTTAAGAGGTAATTGTTATTGATAAAATATATACATAAAAAATGTGTAAAATAATTTAAAAAAAAATATATATATCATGATGTTGCTTTAAATTGTATTATTAGTAATACTATTGATAGGCATAAGTTTAAATCTTACTTATGTAAGGTATTGGTGCTTTTTTTCATACAAGTGTTAAGACTTATGCCACTTTTTATGTAGAAACAATAAAAAGACTAAGGTACGGTTCTGTTGTATCCAAAAAGTCTAATGATATAATAAAATTAAGATGATACATTGCTAAGAA contains these protein-coding regions:
- a CDS encoding tetratricopeptide repeat protein, with protein sequence MGTTRVLFCNIGWMKYYNGNTDEDKISSGGAYVDEYKDGVETCNFRNINGYHFGYFSTKTSKNGKENQLHIERLAGVTDRDSLANNVLVIWVAKKEKDKSVIIGWYKNATVYRYYQENINLFYNVKAQAKDCILLPIEKRNFRIPRASIEGKGKGMGRANVWFADSPEAQGLVKEVIDYINSYTGERLNKVYSEKDFVAKTDEVFNDIKDYSDKAIELFEKGKELEALKYVNKGIDLDNLNSDLYNLKGRIFLSLFQYNKALEMFEKATEIDPKFYNAYFNKAITYEQIGQYKKAIENYDIVLSGQKDDIECYYGKAICYYYLEDLNRALKVINAGLLISPDDKYLIEFKDSLKA